One part of the Olleya sp. YS genome encodes these proteins:
- the secA gene encoding preprotein translocase subunit SecA: MSFLNSVLKVFVGDKSKQDVKSITPIVDKIKTFETALEALSHDQLRAKTAEFKAIIAEAREPYYTKIETLKTEAEATEDIDQREDIYQEIDKIKEDAYKVTEDVLNQILPEAFAVVKETAKRFKDNTTITVTANEFDRSLSGDKDFITLDGDQAVWSNSWDAAGKAITWDMVHYDVQLIGGVAMHQGKIAEMQTGEGKTLVATLPVYLNALAGNGVHLVTVNDYLAKRDSAWMAPIFNFHGLSIDCIDYHQPNSDARRKAYNADITYGTNNEFGFDYLRDNMAHAPGDLVQRPHHYAIVDEVDSVLIDDARTPLIISGPIPKGDEHEFTELKPKVENIVAVQRKYLTQVLVQAKKLIAEGDTKEGGFQLLRVYRGIPKNKALIKFLSEEGVKQILQKTENFYMQDNNREMPKVDAELYYVIEEKTNQIELTDKGVEFLSGKDNPNFFVMPEIGVEIAKIEAQGLSKEEEADAKEDLFRDFGVKSERIHTLNQLLKAYALFEKDTQYVVMDNKVMIVDEQTGRIMDGRRYSDGLHQAIEAKENVKIEDATQTFATVTLQNYFRMYKKLSGMTGTAVTEAGEFWEIYKLDVVEIPTNRPIARDDRQDLVYKTKREKYNAVIDEVTKLSQQGRPVLIGTTSVEISELLGKMLSIRKVPHNVLNAKQHKKEAEIVDQAGKAGQVTIATNMAGRGTDIKLSDEVKAAGGLAIIGTERHDSRRVDRQLRGRAGRQGDPGSSQFYVSLEDNLMRLFGSDRIAKMMDRMGLKEGEVIQHSMISKSIERAQKKVEENQFGVRKRLLEYDDVMNSQREVVYKRRYHALFGERLRVDLANMIYDTSEGIAETNKEANDFKNFEFELIRYFSMSSHISEEEFNKLSALEVAQTIYKSAFTHYKQKMERNAEIAFPVIENVYLNQRDKYKRIVVPFTDGVKNLQVVTDLEKAYETKGKQLVTDFEKNISLAIIDDAWKTHLRKMDELKQSVQLAVHEQKDPLLIYKFEAFELFKSMIDQVNKDVISFLFKGELPTETTNAISEAREVRKKENLQTQKDEIPNMDERAAQSRAAGNTQRQQQVVETIVRDQPKIGRNDRVTIKHVMSGENKTLKYKQAEPLIAKGEWVLVNE, encoded by the coding sequence ATGAGTTTTTTAAATTCCGTACTAAAAGTGTTTGTTGGAGACAAGTCTAAACAAGACGTTAAATCCATCACACCTATAGTAGATAAAATTAAAACCTTTGAAACAGCTTTAGAAGCTTTATCACACGATCAATTACGAGCTAAAACTGCCGAGTTTAAGGCTATTATAGCAGAAGCACGTGAGCCTTACTACACAAAAATAGAAACGCTTAAAACAGAAGCAGAAGCAACTGAAGATATTGACCAACGTGAGGATATCTATCAAGAGATTGATAAAATTAAAGAAGACGCTTACAAAGTAACTGAAGATGTATTAAACCAAATCCTTCCAGAAGCATTTGCTGTTGTTAAAGAAACTGCTAAACGTTTTAAAGACAATACAACTATTACTGTAACTGCTAACGAGTTTGACAGAAGCTTATCTGGAGACAAAGACTTTATAACCTTAGATGGCGACCAAGCTGTATGGTCTAATTCTTGGGATGCTGCTGGTAAAGCCATTACTTGGGACATGGTCCACTATGATGTTCAACTTATTGGTGGTGTTGCGATGCACCAAGGTAAAATTGCAGAGATGCAAACAGGTGAAGGTAAAACTTTAGTAGCAACATTACCTGTCTATTTAAATGCTTTAGCTGGAAATGGTGTGCATTTAGTAACTGTAAACGATTATCTAGCAAAGCGTGATAGTGCTTGGATGGCTCCTATCTTTAACTTTCATGGATTAAGCATCGATTGTATAGACTACCATCAACCAAATAGTGATGCACGTCGAAAAGCCTATAACGCAGATATCACCTATGGTACTAACAACGAGTTTGGTTTTGACTACTTACGTGATAACATGGCACATGCACCAGGAGATTTGGTACAACGTCCTCACCACTACGCGATTGTTGATGAGGTCGATTCGGTATTAATTGATGATGCACGTACGCCTTTAATTATTTCTGGTCCAATCCCTAAAGGTGATGAACACGAGTTTACAGAACTAAAGCCTAAAGTAGAAAACATAGTTGCTGTACAACGCAAATATTTAACCCAAGTCTTAGTTCAAGCTAAAAAATTAATTGCTGAAGGTGATACTAAAGAAGGTGGTTTTCAACTATTACGAGTGTACAGAGGTATCCCTAAAAATAAAGCTTTAATTAAGTTTTTAAGTGAAGAAGGTGTAAAACAAATTCTTCAAAAAACAGAAAACTTTTACATGCAAGACAACAATCGTGAGATGCCTAAGGTAGATGCGGAGTTGTATTATGTTATTGAAGAAAAAACTAATCAAATTGAGTTAACAGATAAAGGGGTTGAATTCCTTTCAGGAAAAGACAATCCAAACTTTTTTGTGATGCCAGAAATTGGTGTTGAAATCGCAAAAATTGAAGCTCAAGGCTTATCAAAAGAAGAAGAAGCTGACGCCAAAGAAGACTTATTTAGAGACTTTGGTGTTAAATCAGAACGAATTCATACCCTAAACCAGTTACTTAAAGCCTATGCTTTATTTGAAAAAGACACGCAATACGTAGTCATGGATAATAAAGTAATGATTGTAGATGAGCAGACTGGTCGTATTATGGATGGTCGTCGTTATAGTGACGGATTACACCAAGCAATTGAAGCTAAAGAAAATGTAAAAATTGAAGATGCAACGCAAACTTTTGCAACGGTAACGCTTCAAAATTACTTTAGAATGTACAAAAAACTGTCTGGAATGACAGGTACTGCTGTTACAGAAGCTGGCGAGTTCTGGGAAATTTACAAATTAGACGTTGTAGAGATTCCAACTAACAGACCAATTGCAAGAGATGACAGACAAGATTTAGTTTACAAAACCAAGCGTGAAAAATACAATGCAGTTATTGATGAGGTGACTAAGTTATCGCAACAAGGTCGTCCTGTATTAATTGGTACAACCAGTGTTGAGATTTCTGAATTGTTAGGAAAAATGCTATCCATTAGAAAAGTACCACACAACGTCTTAAACGCAAAGCAGCATAAAAAAGAGGCAGAAATAGTTGATCAAGCTGGTAAAGCTGGACAAGTTACCATTGCAACCAACATGGCTGGTCGTGGTACAGATATTAAATTATCTGATGAAGTAAAAGCTGCAGGTGGATTGGCAATTATTGGTACAGAACGTCACGATTCGCGTCGTGTAGATAGACAGTTACGTGGTCGTGCTGGTCGTCAAGGAGATCCAGGAAGCTCGCAATTTTACGTGTCGCTAGAAGATAATTTAATGCGTTTGTTTGGTTCAGATCGTATTGCTAAAATGATGGATAGAATGGGATTAAAAGAAGGTGAAGTAATTCAGCATTCTATGATTTCTAAATCTATTGAGCGTGCTCAGAAAAAAGTAGAAGAAAACCAATTTGGTGTTCGTAAGCGATTATTAGAGTATGATGATGTCATGAACTCACAACGTGAAGTAGTTTACAAACGTCGTTATCATGCCTTATTTGGAGAGCGTCTTCGCGTGGATTTAGCCAATATGATTTATGACACATCAGAAGGTATTGCGGAAACTAACAAGGAAGCTAATGACTTTAAGAATTTTGAATTTGAGTTGATTAGATATTTCTCTATGTCCTCACATATTTCTGAAGAAGAGTTTAATAAACTATCTGCTTTAGAGGTTGCACAAACCATTTATAAATCTGCGTTTACACATTACAAACAAAAAATGGAGCGCAATGCAGAAATTGCTTTTCCTGTTATTGAAAACGTATATCTTAATCAACGTGATAAATACAAACGTATAGTCGTACCGTTTACTGATGGTGTAAAAAACTTGCAAGTTGTTACGGATTTAGAAAAAGCATATGAAACTAAAGGAAAGCAATTAGTAACTGACTTTGAGAAAAATATCTCATTAGCTATTATTGATGACGCTTGGAAAACGCATTTACGTAAGATGGACGAGTTAAAGCAATCTGTGCAATTAGCAGTCCATGAGCAAAAAGATCCTTTATTAATTTATAAGTTTGAAGCTTTTGAATTGTTTAAAAGTATGATTGACCAAGTGAATAAAGATGTGATTTCATTTTTATTTAAAGGTGAATTACCTACAGAAACTACAAATGCTATTAGTGAAGCTAGAGAAGTCCGTAAAAAGGAAAATTTACAAACCCAAAAAGATGAAATCCCTAATATGGATGAGCGCGCAGCACAAAGTAGAGCTGCAGGAAACACGCAACGTCAACAACAAGTGGTTGAAACTATTGTTAGAGACCAACCAAAAATTGGACGTAATGATAGAGTAACCATTAAACATGTGATGAGTGGTGAAAACAAAACCTTAAAATATAAACAAGCAGAGCCTTTAATTGCTAAAGGCGAATGGGTTTTGGTTAACGAGTAA
- a CDS encoding DUF1801 domain-containing protein, whose protein sequence is MKKVYSVEEYIENNAHFKDALETLRELLLSTNLEESIKWSAPVYSYQGKNVVGLGAFKNHFCLWFFNGVFLKDEQNLLYNAQEGKTKALRQLRFTAIDDINKPIVLAYIKEAIDNQKLGKELKPVRATKKDVVIPTELKDELKNNTELNAAFKALSPSHQREYCNYIAEAKRDATKVSRLEKIKPMIIESKGLHDKYKNC, encoded by the coding sequence ATGAAAAAAGTTTATTCAGTAGAAGAATATATAGAAAATAATGCGCACTTTAAAGATGCTTTAGAAACTTTACGAGAACTACTTCTATCCACTAATTTAGAAGAATCCATTAAATGGAGCGCACCAGTATATAGTTACCAAGGTAAAAATGTTGTAGGATTAGGTGCTTTTAAAAATCATTTTTGTTTGTGGTTTTTTAATGGTGTGTTTTTAAAAGATGAACAAAATTTGTTGTACAATGCACAAGAAGGTAAAACCAAAGCCTTACGTCAATTAAGATTTACAGCTATTGACGACATAAACAAACCTATTGTTTTGGCTTACATAAAAGAGGCAATAGACAATCAAAAATTAGGTAAAGAATTAAAACCTGTAAGAGCAACAAAAAAAGATGTCGTTATTCCTACAGAGTTAAAGGATGAATTAAAAAACAATACTGAATTAAACGCTGCATTTAAAGCACTGTCACCTTCTCACCAAAGAGAGTATTGCAATTATATAGCAGAAGCAAAACGAGATGCCACAAAAGTCTCTAGGCTAGAAAAAATCAAACCTATGATTATTGAATCCAAAGGTTTGCACGACAAGTACAAAAACTGTTAA
- a CDS encoding DUF2795 domain-containing protein: MYWTLELASYLSDAPWPATKDELIDYAIRTGAPLEVVENLQSIEDEGDSYDSIEEIWPDYPTDEDYLWNEDEY; the protein is encoded by the coding sequence ATGTATTGGACATTAGAATTAGCATCTTATTTAAGTGATGCACCTTGGCCAGCAACTAAAGATGAGCTTATTGATTACGCTATTAGAACAGGCGCACCTTTAGAAGTTGTAGAAAACTTACAGTCTATTGAAGACGAAGGTGATTCGTACGACTCCATAGAAGAAATTTGGCCAGATTATCCAACTGATGAAGATTACCTCTGGAATGAGGACGAATATTAA
- a CDS encoding Ig-like domain-containing protein, which translates to MKKILLTIVVCALFCAQKLTAQCGSVIPNQNTVYGLVFNDLNQNGNKSGIEPTIQNIGVNLYQDVNVNGILDSEDVLIDSDISDATGNYTLVAPELFTYDNVADNFDATSWSGNNGSINWDNNWQELGESGVTSGNVRVDNNKLRFGRYAEDGSNINGDGVVRLITTSSYASGTLSFDFTKNINSSSGQNFSVNVQISSDGTNFTTIDNISFSDAEQNYSYDVSSVIGGSTYIRFLGSGSIGEERSNYLYFDNVNLDLALGGGFYENLIVSLDDATIPSGMTKTSASTIAVSFNNIGQRDCNNNFGLYMCGPNCNPVAQDDFATVIQGESVSIDVLDNDTDGDDNIDSSSLVITTQPMDGSVSIDSSGNIIYSPNGNFFGTDTFSYEICDTTLPIPLCDTATVTIDVDENYIDPCIQAVQEQVYYVPFSDDDLRTAFNNSGNTNTAVCNLPVTNEVNRIVSIKSPYPGTVIVYDHWEDGYEVDINNPVQATTQVWGDEDITNGTSPNYSTDYIPSGGDIVLENTYNYNPRNSSTIVYDGRDKIVTSNDIAMSAIAGDIDRFEVQLAKTDVYSIDKFGTSFTVPFGEDLGQEFIYTALFVRASENGTTVNVDLDNDGVVDVTDNLDEGEVMFVDGGVQSGAIITSDLPVGVDLFFGAKDCFGTRQINIYPSKFYSDTYYSPVPTTNSAAPAVVYFYNSLNRSIAIDWNSNSNNGTITIPAKSSSSISLSDNSGYKFKSQDGSSYVASEVVDSDSSGQAYDWAFNLISEERLTDFAAIAWAPGTLDFQNNYNPVWVTPTSNTTIYIKYDGDLTDSSAALSPCNIPYDESRTLNALNYTQIFDTLNADNDQSGLAVFTCDGTKIFSVFGQDAGIAASGAGTGSLDVGTTMQPLCLKALVFANNDNAYALFETPINVNVSYNDTQFLTNIDLTSITTDGLIQPQNGTLIVNDDGTITYTPNTGFIGEDTFEYNICSLEFPGTCDTALVTVNVADCPTPGNKNIIYGQVFFDLNEDTVNNDDIGIGNIDINIYDDINTNGLIDAGTDVLFTQVTTKEDGFYYFESPNYNVEISDSFDSNNYSGGNGWSTNWTEVGDDSNSASGDVQIWGSKKRLRMHDNVSAYRSVNLSGVTEANISFKVLERGKIDASDDITIQICDNNSFTNCQTLFFKANDFISSTINGLAIDADKLTATTTIRAVVNGYTASDEYFFFDDIVIRYKVSGEDIVMEVDTSTLPSGYIFSTDNIEVATFAPGSFGNCSKSNDFGLLRCYLENPNVNIVCDDNGTPKDSTDDGFNISINPEGSRLGASYTVTGDISGTGTYGTPLILGPFNNTNTTFVFTITDDSGNCSIQDYELEIPANYCLFSDSASTLDFDGVDDYLDSNLNVGGYSKSTIMAWVKLDPSFANSGYVLSQGALNIEVDATRKLIVEVNNVNADFSTDVILDSNIWYHIALIFDSSLPSNNLKVYVDGQLLGTSSHADLKNPLITEDVSFNVGKGPYDNSGYFKGCIDEIRVFDVTLSEDQMKKIMHQEIEENSGSVSGLIIPKTIVDKNTSLTISWSNLKAYYPMTDIVGGRTTDYSGNGNTLYLNNITTYQEQTAPMPYRTSGAGNINNVNSWLYGDVWNLDELSDSGNAIIQVDHDIIVDKSFNTLGLLVSPNKKITVNNDNEIVNSWYLGLDGTIDLKDDSQLIQGIQSDLVTSSTGEILRRQEGTSSVYWYNYFSSPVSNSSASSLTDNNAFNNVNNIGYSLNNLQYGDESPVSFTNAYHANGSISTYWLYDFINGVSYYDWSHISPSDVIPAGTGYTQKGTGMGTEQQYIFKGKPNNGVIHINAVDVGGPGSDPTQAGGYTKTEYLLGNPYPSAIDLFKFIDDNAGVIDGSIKLWQQWSGSSHNLSDYNGGYAVVNKLASVDAYQFVGIEGGIDSSAQDGTLSATRYLPVGQGFITEVVADGTIEFNNSQRVFVKEADANGSFYAGSVFFRTTNNQSNSDSDNSDTTISKFRLFMNAENGATRELVLGFSNNTTDTFDYGYDARSESFKNDDLNLVLNDIPMVMQAYSPITPNKVIPLIFSASTNQSFTISIGGFVDFDSDQDVFIKDNYTNTFHDIRQSDFTFTSQAGSFNDRFEVVFKEQTVLSTDDLLLGDGVTVFFNNTKDLLVISGLKEDIKSISLINMLGQQVVSFKDVTTEEAKNGISITGLSSGAYLVRVVAESSSGIKKIVIE; encoded by the coding sequence ATGAAGAAAATTTTATTAACCATAGTTGTTTGTGCGCTTTTTTGTGCACAAAAATTAACTGCGCAATGTGGATCAGTTATTCCAAATCAAAACACCGTTTACGGTTTAGTTTTTAATGACTTAAATCAAAATGGTAATAAAAGCGGAATTGAGCCTACCATACAAAATATAGGTGTTAATCTGTATCAAGATGTTAATGTTAATGGTATTTTAGATTCGGAAGATGTTTTAATAGATTCTGATATATCTGATGCCACAGGTAACTATACTTTAGTAGCTCCCGAATTATTTACTTACGATAACGTTGCTGATAACTTTGATGCTACATCGTGGTCTGGAAATAATGGATCAATCAATTGGGATAACAATTGGCAAGAATTGGGTGAAAGTGGAGTAACTTCTGGAAATGTTAGGGTTGATAACAATAAATTAAGATTTGGTAGATATGCAGAAGACGGATCTAACATAAACGGAGATGGTGTAGTAAGGTTAATAACTACATCCAGTTATGCTTCAGGAACTCTTTCATTTGATTTCACCAAAAATATTAACTCTTCAAGTGGACAAAATTTTTCAGTCAATGTTCAAATATCTTCAGATGGAACTAATTTTACTACTATAGATAACATCTCTTTTTCTGATGCAGAACAAAATTATTCTTATGATGTATCATCGGTTATTGGAGGAAGTACTTACATTCGATTTTTAGGTAGTGGTAGTATAGGAGAAGAAAGAAGTAATTATTTGTATTTTGATAATGTAAATCTAGATTTAGCTTTAGGTGGTGGTTTTTACGAAAATTTAATAGTAAGTCTTGATGATGCAACTATACCTTCTGGTATGACAAAAACATCAGCAAGTACAATTGCTGTATCTTTTAACAATATAGGTCAGAGAGATTGTAATAACAATTTTGGACTATATATGTGTGGTCCCAATTGTAATCCTGTAGCACAAGATGATTTTGCTACAGTAATTCAAGGAGAATCAGTATCGATTGATGTTTTAGATAATGATACAGATGGAGATGATAATATTGATAGCTCATCATTAGTTATTACAACCCAACCAATGGATGGAAGTGTAAGTATAGATAGTTCTGGTAATATTATTTATTCACCTAATGGTAACTTTTTTGGTACTGATACATTTTCATATGAAATTTGTGATACAACATTACCAATACCTTTATGTGATACAGCCACAGTAACTATAGATGTTGATGAGAATTATATAGATCCTTGTATACAAGCAGTACAAGAACAAGTCTATTATGTGCCTTTTTCTGACGACGATTTAAGAACAGCTTTTAATAATTCTGGAAATACTAATACAGCAGTATGTAATCTTCCTGTTACAAATGAGGTCAATAGAATTGTAAGTATAAAAAGTCCTTATCCAGGTACAGTTATAGTTTATGATCACTGGGAAGATGGTTATGAAGTTGACATTAATAACCCAGTACAAGCAACAACGCAAGTTTGGGGAGATGAGGATATTACAAATGGTACTTCGCCTAATTACTCTACGGATTATATTCCTTCTGGAGGAGATATTGTTTTAGAGAACACTTATAACTATAATCCTAGAAATTCATCTACTATTGTTTATGATGGAAGAGATAAAATTGTGACATCTAATGATATTGCGATGTCTGCTATTGCAGGAGATATTGACAGATTTGAGGTGCAATTAGCTAAAACAGATGTTTACAGTATTGATAAGTTTGGAACTTCCTTTACAGTTCCTTTTGGTGAAGATTTAGGACAAGAATTTATATATACAGCTTTATTTGTTAGAGCTTCAGAGAACGGTACTACTGTTAATGTGGACTTGGATAATGATGGAGTTGTCGATGTTACAGATAACTTAGATGAAGGAGAAGTTATGTTTGTTGATGGTGGCGTGCAATCTGGAGCAATTATTACAAGTGATTTACCAGTAGGAGTTGATTTGTTTTTTGGAGCTAAAGATTGTTTTGGTACACGTCAAATAAATATATATCCTTCAAAATTTTATTCAGATACATATTATTCACCAGTTCCTACTACTAATAGTGCAGCTCCAGCTGTGGTTTATTTTTATAACAGTTTAAATAGAAGTATTGCTATAGATTGGAATTCTAACAGTAATAACGGAACAATAACTATTCCTGCAAAATCATCTTCATCCATAAGTTTAAGTGATAATTCAGGATATAAATTTAAAAGTCAAGATGGGTCATCTTATGTTGCAAGTGAAGTAGTTGATTCAGATTCAAGCGGACAAGCTTACGATTGGGCTTTTAATTTAATATCAGAAGAACGATTAACAGATTTTGCTGCTATTGCTTGGGCTCCTGGTACTTTGGATTTTCAAAATAACTATAATCCAGTTTGGGTGACACCAACAAGTAATACAACTATATACATAAAATATGATGGAGATTTAACAGACTCCAGCGCAGCTTTAAGCCCATGTAACATTCCTTATGATGAATCACGAACTTTAAATGCGCTAAATTATACTCAAATATTTGATACGCTAAATGCAGACAATGACCAAAGTGGACTAGCGGTATTTACTTGTGATGGTACAAAAATATTTTCAGTTTTTGGTCAAGATGCTGGTATAGCAGCAAGTGGTGCTGGTACTGGATCCTTGGACGTTGGTACAACAATGCAACCATTGTGTTTAAAAGCGCTAGTTTTTGCAAATAATGATAATGCTTATGCGTTATTTGAAACACCAATTAATGTAAATGTCTCCTATAATGACACGCAGTTTTTAACAAATATAGATTTAACTTCAATTACTACAGATGGGTTAATACAACCTCAAAATGGTACTTTAATTGTAAATGACGACGGTACAATCACGTATACACCTAATACTGGTTTTATTGGCGAAGATACTTTTGAATACAATATTTGTTCTTTAGAGTTTCCAGGAACGTGTGATACTGCTCTAGTAACTGTAAATGTTGCAGATTGTCCAACACCAGGAAATAAAAATATTATTTATGGTCAAGTCTTTTTTGATTTAAACGAAGATACCGTCAATAATGATGATATTGGAATTGGAAATATTGATATAAATATTTATGATGATATAAACACCAATGGATTAATAGATGCTGGTACAGACGTATTGTTTACTCAAGTGACAACTAAAGAAGACGGTTTTTATTACTTTGAGTCTCCAAATTATAATGTAGAAATTTCAGATAGTTTTGATTCTAACAATTATAGTGGAGGAAATGGATGGTCAACAAATTGGACAGAAGTTGGGGATGACTCCAATAGTGCCTCAGGTGACGTACAAATTTGGGGGAGTAAAAAGCGACTTAGAATGCATGATAATGTTTCTGCTTACAGAAGCGTAAACTTATCTGGTGTAACAGAAGCAAATATTTCTTTTAAAGTATTAGAAAGAGGAAAAATAGATGCTTCTGATGATATCACTATACAAATTTGTGACAACAATTCTTTTACTAACTGTCAAACCTTATTTTTTAAAGCTAACGATTTTATAAGTTCTACAATTAATGGACTAGCAATAGACGCAGATAAACTAACAGCTACAACAACCATTAGAGCTGTAGTAAATGGCTATACTGCTAGTGATGAATATTTCTTTTTTGATGATATAGTAATTAGATATAAAGTAAGTGGTGAAGATATTGTAATGGAAGTAGATACTTCCACTTTGCCATCTGGTTATATATTCAGTACTGATAATATTGAAGTAGCTACTTTTGCTCCAGGAAGTTTTGGAAATTGCTCAAAATCAAATGATTTTGGTTTACTTAGATGCTATTTAGAAAATCCAAATGTAAATATTGTATGTGATGATAACGGTACACCTAAAGACTCTACAGACGATGGTTTTAACATTTCCATAAATCCAGAAGGATCTAGATTAGGAGCTTCTTATACTGTTACAGGAGATATATCTGGAACTGGTACATACGGAACACCGTTAATATTGGGACCATTTAACAATACAAATACCACCTTTGTTTTTACTATAACAGATGATTCAGGCAATTGTTCAATACAGGATTATGAGCTTGAAATTCCAGCAAATTATTGTTTATTCTCTGACTCAGCATCAACTTTAGATTTCGATGGAGTAGATGATTATTTAGATAGTAATTTAAATGTTGGAGGTTATTCTAAATCAACTATTATGGCTTGGGTAAAATTAGACCCATCTTTTGCTAATAGTGGATATGTGTTAAGTCAAGGTGCTTTAAATATTGAAGTTGATGCCACAAGAAAACTAATTGTAGAAGTCAATAATGTGAATGCTGATTTTTCAACAGATGTTATTTTGGATTCAAATATTTGGTATCACATAGCACTAATTTTTGATAGTTCTTTGCCATCAAATAATTTAAAAGTTTATGTGGACGGGCAACTTTTGGGCACTAGTAGTCATGCAGATTTAAAAAATCCTTTAATAACAGAAGACGTTAGTTTTAATGTTGGAAAAGGACCTTATGATAATTCAGGGTATTTTAAAGGATGTATTGATGAAATTCGAGTTTTTGATGTTACCTTATCAGAAGACCAGATGAAAAAAATTATGCATCAAGAAATTGAAGAAAACTCTGGAAGTGTATCAGGATTAATTATCCCTAAAACGATTGTGGATAAAAACACTTCATTAACTATTTCTTGGTCTAACTTAAAAGCCTACTACCCAATGACAGATATTGTAGGAGGAAGAACTACAGATTATTCGGGTAATGGTAACACTCTTTACTTAAATAATATAACAACTTATCAAGAACAAACCGCTCCAATGCCATACAGAACTTCTGGAGCAGGCAATATTAACAACGTTAATAGTTGGTTATATGGTGATGTATGGAATTTAGATGAATTAAGTGATTCAGGAAATGCAATTATACAAGTGGATCATGATATTATTGTTGATAAGTCATTTAACACACTAGGATTACTTGTAAGTCCAAATAAAAAAATAACTGTCAATAATGATAATGAGATTGTTAATAGTTGGTATTTAGGTTTAGATGGTACTATTGATTTAAAAGATGATTCTCAGTTAATACAAGGGATCCAGAGTGATTTAGTAACTTCTAGTACAGGAGAAATCTTAAGAAGACAAGAAGGGACATCAAGCGTTTATTGGTACAACTATTTTAGCTCACCAGTAAGTAACTCATCAGCATCTTCATTAACAGATAATAATGCCTTCAATAATGTAAATAATATTGGATATTCATTAAATAATTTACAATATGGAGATGAAAGTCCTGTATCATTTACTAATGCTTATCATGCAAATGGTAGTATAAGTACTTATTGGTTATACGATTTTATTAATGGAGTGTCCTATTATGATTGGTCACACATTAGTCCATCAGATGTAATACCTGCTGGTACTGGGTATACTCAAAAAGGTACAGGAATGGGAACAGAACAACAATATATATTTAAAGGTAAACCGAATAACGGCGTTATTCATATTAATGCTGTAGATGTAGGTGGACCAGGCTCTGATCCAACTCAAGCTGGTGGTTATACAAAAACAGAATACTTGTTAGGAAACCCTTATCCTTCTGCTATAGATCTTTTTAAATTTATAGATGATAATGCAGGTGTAATAGATGGAAGTATTAAATTATGGCAACAATGGAGTGGTAGTTCTCACAACTTATCCGACTATAATGGTGGGTATGCTGTAGTGAATAAACTTGCATCTGTAGATGCATATCAATTTGTTGGCATAGAAGGAGGCATAGATAGTTCTGCTCAAGACGGTACATTATCTGCAACAAGATATTTGCCTGTAGGACAAGGTTTTATTACTGAAGTGGTTGCTGATGGAACTATTGAATTCAATAATTCTCAACGTGTATTTGTTAAAGAAGCAGATGCAAACGGATCATTTTATGCTGGATCAGTATTCTTTAGAACAACAAACAACCAATCAAACTCAGATTCTGATAATTCTGATACTACAATAAGTAAGTTTAGGCTATTTATGAATGCAGAAAATGGAGCAACAAGAGAATTAGTTTTAGGATTTAGCAACAACACTACTGATACATTTGATTATGGTTACGATGCAAGAAGTGAATCTTTTAAAAATGATGATTTAAACTTGGTTTTAAATGACATACCAATGGTTATGCAAGCGTATAGTCCAATAACACCAAATAAAGTAATACCGTTAATTTTTAGCGCTTCAACTAATCAGTCTTTTACAATAAGTATAGGTGGTTTTGTTGATTTTGATTCTGATCAAGATGTATTTATTAAAGATAATTATACAAATACTTTTCATGATATCAGACAATCAGACTTCACATTTACAAGTCAAGCAGGTAGCTTTAATGATAGATTTGAAGTTGTGTTTAAAGAGCAAACAGTTTTATCTACTGATGATTTACTGTTAGGAGATGGAGTCACAGTTTTCTTTAATAACACCAAAGACTTATTAGTAATTAGTGGATTAAAAGAAGACATTAAATCCATTAGTTTAATAAATATGTTGGGTCAACAAGTTGTTTCGTTTAAAGATGTGACAACAGAAGAAGCTAAAAATGGAATATCAATTACTGGATTAAGCTCTGGAGCTTATTTGGTTAGGGTAGTAGCTGAATCTAGTAGTGGTATTAAAAAGATAGTTATTGAATAG